The DNA segment TTTCTGAACATCTGAAAGCTCAATCAACAATGAATTATGGTATTGCTGGACGGGAGTTTCTTGTTCAACTTGTAAATGATAAACAAACATTATCATCAAAATTGGAACAAATCCTTTGTAAGTCAGAATTCAACTCAGAAAAAGCCACAGGGCAAGCAAAACGGGTCGCTAAACGTTTTGCGCTACTCGCTCTTTCTGGCGAGTTAGCCACTAGCTATGGCATAACTGGATGGGAATCAGGCTATGCAACAAAAGTTATGTCTGAAATGTTTAAGCAATGGCAAGCAAAAACAAGTGATGCCCCTTTAGAAAAGCAACAAATCATTCAACAAGTCCGTAGCTATATTGAACGTTACGGAGACAGCCGTTTCAGCTATAAAGACTCATCTCCTTTAGATCGATTCATCCATGAACGTTCAGGGTGGTGGACAAACTCATCTTCTGGTGACCGCATTTTTCTATTCAACTCCGCTGGTCTTAGAGATGCAACCAAAGGGTACGACTTTAAGAGAGTATTAAAAGCATTAACTGAGGAAGGTATTTTAATTTTACGTGAAAAGAATCAAAGTGGCGGAGACCGAGTCAGAATCAATGGACAACAATCCAGAGTTTATCCCATTAGCTTTTCTGAATCAGATAGTCTGGAGAAATAATACATCATGAATGCTTACCTATCATTGCTCTATAAAAAAACGGCTAAATTTGAAACAGAGCAAGCAATCAATGAAATAGAGTTAGCAAAAAAATATCACCCTCATACCAAGGATTTATCAAATAAAATTCGTTCATGGTTGATGATGCTAAACATTGAGTCTAAAAATAGTGATTTTTATGAAAGTGATTTATGCTTAATATTTAAATGTAAAAAGGAAGATCTCGCCATCGCTTCTATTGATGTACCTTTATATAGTAAAATAAAAAATATTAATGGAATTCGAGTTAGACTCTATTCAATCCCCCCTCCTATCATTAAATCTCCTGAATTAGATAGCGTTCAATCATTTCTATTTATTTGTTTACAAAGAGGTTATGTTTTTGACTCTCAAAAAATTTGGAAATCAGTTATTCCGTCAAGTAATTTTTTTGAGTTATTCTTGAGTTGTAAAAAGTATGATGGTACTAGCAGAACAGTTTTTGGGCGAACAATTTCAAAAATAGGGATAGGTAAATCTATACTATTTGGTAATCCACCAAATAGATTTAGAGCATTTACATTAAAACCACTAGATGAAGCAAGATTAATATTCGCAACTAATGTACTAAATAATGTTGATTATAATTGGGATTAAAAAATCACTATATGGGATTTATTATTACCGTGTCATATATTATAAATCCCATTGAAACAACACATTAAACATCATAATCCATTGCTAAATATGCACCAACAAGTGATGGTAAACAGTATAAAGCAGCCATTCTTTCTCCTTGTTGCCAATTAAAAATAAACAATCCAGCAAACACTATTATACTAATATAAAACAATATTTTTCCTACTTTTTCTTTGTTACTTGGTGCCATTAATTTTCCCACAGAAACAAACGTAGCCCCCATAACAACAGAAATAGCTAACTCTATATAGAAAGGTAATGGCTCCCCTCCTCTATAATTTAAAAAACCTATATTTGTTAGAACTCTTAAAAGTACAGGCAAAACTATAGCTGATACAAAAGCTACAGGTAGGATCGCTACCCATCTGAAAAAATTAATCATTTAATTCTATCTCCATATAAATACGATAATTATGAATCCTCTGATTTGTTTTCAACAGAAACACCTAACAAAACCGCCTAACACCGCAACTTAAATTGGATTAACACAACATCCACAATACAGCTTTGCCCTTTATCATTTGTATAATTAATGCATCGACTAACATCATGGCGACAATCATTAGCAGTAACTGTTTCATGTAAAACTCCTTCTAAGTTAACTCATCATACAATACTACGTTATTCGTAGTATTCAAGACAAGCTAAAACTACGATTCTCGTAACTCTATATCACTGAGAGTTATTATGAATCCTATTGAAAATCACAAAGAGATCTTTTGCAGGCGATTAAAAGAGGCAAGATTAGCTGCTGGATTATCACAAAAGAACTTAGGTATCGCAGCGGGAATCGACGAGTTTGTAGCTAGTACACGTATCAATCGTTATGAAAAGGGTGTTCACGAAGTAGATATTGGTACCGCTCAAAAATTAGCTGATGTGCTAGATGTACCATTAGCATACTTTTATACTCAAGATGACCAATTAGCTTATGTGGTAAAATATTTTAATAAACTGTCAATACTATTACAGGATGAGATAATAAATATGGTTAAAACTACTGAGTGACAATATGAAATTACTCTCTAATGATTTTCAAAGAATAAAAATATGATTTCCATCACATAATATTAATGCGTCATCAAGAAAATAACATCCAATATAGGACTAATTAAGAACTAAATTGTACTACTAATCCTTTTGTGTGTAACATTATAAAATAGTTTTTGTAACTGTATTTTAAGGGATAATGAATGAACGTGGATTTTTTTAAAGGTGCTCTAAAATATAACGCATCTCTAACAATTATCGCTGTTGTTATTTTGCTTTTATTAAGACCTCTGTTTAGTAATATAGATTTTATATCTAATAACCCGATTGTCATACTAACTATTTTTTTAGTTTCCATGAATGTGTTAGTTATAGCATTATTTTATACAATAAAAAGTAAATCTAAAAATAGACCAACTAATTCTTCAAGCTTTAAAAACAATCAAATAAGTGGAAATAAGGCTAAAAATATAAAAATCAAGTCTGACGGTCACATTCAAGGTAATGTGATACACAATAATGAAGCTGATGGAGATATCATTATTGGGCAGGGGTTAAAAAATGAAAAAAAATGACTCTGTGGTTATCCGTGATAATGAAATTACAGGCAACAGTGCCCTGAGAGACTTAAATATTGGTACTACTATTAGTTTCAATGAAACCAAAACAAGAAGCAATGCCCTTATCAATTTACTAAATAGGTCGAAGCAACTTTGTGATAATGATGATGAATATCGCTATATGATTGAAGAACTGCAAGAATATCTTAACCCCAGACCTGGCAGAAAAATCATTGGATTAGAAAAAAAACTTGAAGAGGGTAAACGATTAGATCTACTTGATGATGCTACCTACTTAGAGAATAGATTTGCAAGACGCGTAACCAAATTCCAATTTTCCTCATCAGAAGAAGTAATATATTATCACTGCCTAAGTAAAATAAATTCATCTTTTACTCATTATATTAAACCACTGTTTAAAAACACAGTGGGTAATGATATAGTAGATAGAGTTATTTATGACCGGATAGTTGAACCTCTATATGAAGAGGTCTCTGAAGTTAATGCCGCAATTTCAACAGAATTAATTCGCGGTATGATCTTCTTTTTAACAGGTAAATGTCACATACGATGGG comes from the Proteus appendicitidis genome and includes:
- a CDS encoding helix-turn-helix domain-containing protein encodes the protein MNPIENHKEIFCRRLKEARLAAGLSQKNLGIAAGIDEFVASTRINRYEKGVHEVDIGTAQKLADVLDVPLAYFYTQDDQLAYVVKYFNKLSILLQDEIINMVKTTE
- a CDS encoding ABC-three component system protein; this translates as MKKNDSVVIRDNEITGNSALRDLNIGTTISFNETKTRSNALINLLNRSKQLCDNDDEYRYMIEELQEYLNPRPGRKIIGLEKKLEEGKRLDLLDDATYLENRFARRVTKFQFSSSEEVIYYHCLSKINSSFTHYIKPLFKNTVGNDIVDRVIYDRIVEPLYEEVSEVNAAISTELIRGMIFFLTGKCHIRWVS